The Festucalex cinctus isolate MCC-2025b chromosome 12, RoL_Fcin_1.0, whole genome shotgun sequence genome segment TCGGGGTGAGGTGGATCATGCTGGCCAGGTGCTCGCGCTCGGGGGCCGACAGGTACTTCTGCTGCTTGAAGCGGCGCTCCAGTTCGTACACTTGCGCCTGCGAGAAGAGCACGCGCCGCTTgcgccggggcgccgccgccgccgccgcgtgcACGGCCGCGCTCAGCGAGCCGTGCATGCCCTTGGCGTGGGCCTCCGCCAGGGAGCCCAGGCCGCCCATGGCGCCCATGTTCATGGCCGACGACGAGCCGTGCATGAAGCGGGAAACTGCGACAAACACACATGCGCGCAAAAACATGGTTGAAACAATTCAAGAAGAATCAAGTTCCACCAACATGATTTGATTATGACCAATATTCAAccagttcaataaataaatctgacagTACCTTTAGTTCCAGACGTGGCCGAAATGTATAAGAAAACTGATGTTATgtcaaatagtaataataataataataataataataataataataataataataataaaaagctcACAAACTTCAATTTTCGTAGCAACGTTTCATTTCATAAGTTGAAAATACGCGTTTGATCAAATAAAATGCGAAGCACTCTTATAGGCTACGTCATATTAAGTTATTTTGATCATGCAACCAAAAattaagcaattttttttctccagtatgCTTACTTATATTGTTTTAGTCccaaaattgtgtttgtgtgctcaGGTTGAAGGAGAAACATgcacagcagttaaaaaaaataaaaaatactaaattaaaTTGGATTTACATAGTTCTTAATACACATTGAAGACGGTTTGAATTGACTTGATTAAAAATATACACCTGTTACACTTAGATTAACATGAGTATTATTCGATTATTTTTCTGAGAAGCTAAAATGACGTCATTTTAAATCTTCTATACCTGATTAAATGATCTCCTTAGATGAAGTACGTTTTTTAAGGCAACTcatatcatattttttttgtggggggggggttgtgatttgtcataataataataataataataataataataataataataacaataataataataataataataataattattattattattattattattattattattattattattattattattattacgtgacaatttgtgtcattttttgttgttgtcatgagATAAACttttgaaaggggaaaaaaaaattgcatttgcttgttttttccTTAAAGGGATCTGGAAGCAATATCATACATGTTGACAAGTAAATGACAAACGTGTAtgtatctatattttttttttcttaaaatgatttttgatattattactgtatatgtatgtatatgctttctttaaagtgctttataaataaagttgatttgagTGTTTCGTagttttgcattttaaaaaagtattgtatttgtagctaataaaattatttgtttttttagtacaagTATCCAATACAAcagaaatattttatatattgcaataatatAATGCATTTTCGGTTTTTATACGAATTTTATACAAAGCTGTTATTTTCTCAtagttgttttattttcctattttcATGGAATAAatgattttctatttttgtatataacacactttttaattttccttttgaaataatgaaatgtttaatttctatatttttttactatctATATGAAAATACATGGATTATTCActattttcaaataataatatacacTACTCTTTCCATGCATATCCTTATTCAaaaacgtaaatacttttttaagTAATTATTCTCCATTTCTAGCAAGAGATAATATTCTTCTTAAAATGGATGTCCTTTTATTATTCCTAATCAATATTTAGCAAGGATATGATTTAATAAGTATTTTCTCCTCTCAATAAAAAACTGTTGAATGTGAAACATGTCTAATTTATTTGCATGCAAAAtttaattattagttttttattttttaattatttagctaatttatttatttttgacatggTAGAAATCTagatttttttatcttttgaaTACTGTACACATAATGAATATTttctatttcaaaataaaaaaatttttactttttctgtCGAGTTTCTGTCTTTCAACATTCATAAAAGGTTGGATATGATTCAATAAGTATTatctcaacaaaaacattttttaaactaacaaaaaataaatgatgtaaatgttttatcagttaaaaaatgtattttgttttctttttgaataaaaatttatttcctattttgaaaatgaaaatgaatgactgcttttctttttaaatgttctgtTGTTTTCTGTCAATTTTTATCATATAGGCTTATTTtaacagtttggaaacattgtaaaaataaagaatagtctacttttaaatatttttatttcacccTATTTGTACACCATTAATAGAGACTCGtattaaatacttttaaaaaaagcattttcattttatcctatatttaaattgttaaattatgcaaattttgaattttccattttaaaaagacaaaaacgtaTGTAGTAAAATCATTTTTTCAAGGTGTTATTTCTTAGGTTTCAATACTAAAATTATAGCATTttctatattttaaaataaaatattccccTTTCCGTTCAATGTTGTTGAATTACATATACAGTCAATGTTTATAATTAaaatatctaaaataaaaaaaaaacgttctaagtgtaaaaatgtgttgtctgtttttaaattataaaattgTAGAGCTTTCTAATTTTACACATTGTTGTTGCTGTAAATAATACAAAGGTATTATATATTTTCTAGTTTCGAGTAGTAAACGTTGTATTTTTGGGTCTTTTTAAAGAACagaattttcttttttccactTCCTTTACATTTCTCTTGTATTACATTATGTCCAAAATGAAAGAGCATGCATACGATGATCttattgtgagagaaaaaaaagtttctcttaaaaaaaaaaaaagcttgttataTGTGAATTTATGTTTTTTACATTGCTTACAGTACAGCTAATcattttcagtgaaaatgacaccATCGATAACCGAGTGACCTGCAGCCTGCAGTCAGCTGATGGGCGGCTCCACCCTCCACAACCAGGAAGAGAAGCGACGCCTCAAACGGGTCAAAAAATCTGCCgtcatgttttatatatatatatatatatatatatatatatatatatatatatatatatatatatatatatatatatatatatatatatataaaagtggtCATTTAAGTTAAataatgaaaaggaaaatcatcAACTTACACTttgatattgtaaaaatatattattcttaaattaaaacaaatgttttctagTTTTGAGCTTATTTTCTTTCAATGTTCAAAGAAACTATTAAAATGCCAATTAAAATgtgtgcacttaaaaaaaaaagtgtgcttgtgtgtgtgttccattttgaagtaaaaatgtcattttgaatAACAAAAATGCGCTACTTTTCTAATTTTGATCAGgaaaatatagtttttttaatgaagaaaaGTGCATTCTTCTTTCGTCtgtttatttacagtaaatgtcatagagactgtaaaaaaaaaaaaaaaaaagaagacaaaacgtgtgtgtgcgcatgcgcgCGGAACTCACTGGTGGAGAAGCGTGGGTCAGCGGCCGGGTTGGCCGGGTACCACCCGGTGGCCGCGGCCGCCCTGACGCCGTCCTGGTAGGGCGCCAGGTCTCCCGGCACGTTGCCGTTGCAGTAGCCGCCCACCGCGCCGACGGCGGCGGCGTGGGACAGCTGCGGCACCCCGGCGGCGCTCATGTGGTACGACACCCCTCCggcggcgccgccgccgccgccgcctcccacACCCCCACCGCCGGCGTTGGGTCCCATGTGggcatggtggtggtggtgatggtggtgatggtggggatgctgctgctgctgctgctgttgttgctgttgcATGGCCGCCTGGGACCCTTGCAGCTGCCGGTAGCCCCCCAAGTTGTTGGCCGCcgctcctccgccgccgccggcggctTCCATggccgcggcggcggcggccgcctTCTTGTAGCTCTCCTCCAGCGGACTCAGGATGTCGGACACGGAAAAGGGGGTCGTGTGCTTGGGGCTCATCGACATTATTTGTCCTGGGTGAGGGGGGGGTGGTCTCCACGTCCTCGtcctgtcttcttcttcttttttttaatgcccctCTCTGCTTGCTGTTGTTTCTTGTTGCAAGTCCTTCTAGTTGTTGTTAATTGGATGGAGTGCCGTGGCTGGCTCGGGGGTCCACGCAGCACACGTTTAAGGCGGAGGGGGGGAGGGAGCGGTGGGGGTGGCGGCTCCGGTGACGTCAGAGCGCACTTGATTAACTGCACTGACTGCTGAGAGGGCCTCTTGATGAACAtcaccagagagagagagagagagagagagagagggctgCCCGTTTGCATGCGTGGACTACTTCTTGTTCTTCTGCAAGTCTCCAACAGAGAGGAGAACCCACTTTCACTCCTCGCGTTGTTTTTAAtagcacccccccccaccccccccaccccccaccacgTGGCTCCAGTCAACGTGCATGCAAGAAGCTATAAGACATTGGAAAATAAAAGCGAAAGTAataagtttttttctttattttttatttgttagttaTTTTCAGACttattttttaacctttatatttcagaaatgttatttttaatgtcttaaatatatttttcttttttaatcatttaaataatttatttcatatttgattttatacaaatttatgaattattttgaaagatTTTATGGGCTTTAACAAAAGGatttaatatgattttttttttaaatgataaagtattattttatttaatggtgAAAAAAATTGCGTctattttccaattttttttttatttgatattctcatgaaaaacattttctctacgctttattttacatttttataaaataacaattttggatatttctatttttacacgacaaaatgcattcaaatattTTCATTCAGTCGGAATCATACAAAAGTAATTCAAAATTGTTGTATAATAAagccaaataaaatatttccatttaattaaaatgtgttcACTAGTTTTAGATTGTTCGATATTTTatcaatttttatatttttaattttttaataacaaatgcagtatttaatattttccatttctataataaaaacatttattttgtattttcaagCAGCAACTATattttctattgttataaaattcATTATTTTCTATTTGTTCATCTATAAATGTTTGATATTCTATTTTTAATCATGTATTTTGCATCtttaacacttttcattttataattaaaatgtattattttccaGTTTTAA includes the following:
- the nkx2.1 gene encoding homeobox protein Nkx-2.1 gives rise to the protein MSMSPKHTTPFSVSDILSPLEESYKKAAAAAAAMEAAGGGGGAAANNLGGYRQLQGSQAAMQQQQQQQQQQHPHHHHHHHHHHAHMGPNAGGGGVGGGGGGGAAGGVSYHMSAAGVPQLSHAAAVGAVGGYCNGNVPGDLAPYQDGVRAAAATGWYPANPAADPRFSTISRFMHGSSSAMNMGAMGGLGSLAEAHAKGMHGSLSAAVHAAAAAAPRRKRRVLFSQAQVYELERRFKQQKYLSAPEREHLASMIHLTPTQVKIWFQNHRYKMKRQAKDKVSQQQMHQQEAGSTAAACQQQQQQQSQQQQQQSPRRVAVPVLVKDGKPCQGSGPVQQQQQQQQQQHNHPHVHAHAHQLQAANVMLMSGQQQVQGSAGHSPELVAAAGGAPLSVSPPALHGGPVGGLSHLNSPAAEYGSALQCSALLYGRTW